In a genomic window of Lathamus discolor isolate bLatDis1 chromosome 4, bLatDis1.hap1, whole genome shotgun sequence:
- the KEL gene encoding kell blood group glycoprotein: MRTIPETRDQELRMDAKKERCLQRKCLLLCTLLLSTLLGFAMLITYIVMTCGRGSCDVELGLTLLFRLLNSRNVTVDPCEDFYQYACGSWEGKYSSRAAEESLNVFDVLMEENRLILKRLLESPQFGIRGSAKEKAIQFYHSCMDTQRIESQGTQPLKDLLNEIGGWNITGVGKAKDFNETLQTLMGRYSTFPFFRVLVGPSPFDLKTNIIQIDHPEFEMPPESKFKEKNYLEVLRVYLSYLKKLGGLLGGLQDGPPDSFSLTLSFISNLQKFVTPLQERQQRGMLFFHTTIRELQEKAPAIDWLSCLQAVFHPMQMNLSQPIAVHDMDYIRGMSQLIEQWHKERVLHIYMIVCLVGNLSPALDSRFQDARLELSKILYGKMGSRMIPAERWRKCLTDTSSFFEPVLGQMIVQEIFPQQTKTLAEQMFSEIQDALYDQLDQLKWMDEQTRQKAKVLVSKLQVEIGYPAHILQTDKVNVEYQNLVINEDTFFLNVVACLKVQRENSYLKLLQHPSQNNWHVSPWTVRSYYSIRQHMVVFPAGMFRSPFFHTEFPSAVNFGAIGVFMAHELLHTFYGYVLPGGCPTCNRGALQKSIDCLVEQYESYGFKVNGTFTLLENTADTGGLAIAYQAYKNWLKKHKEEDLPNTGLSHDQLFYLSFAHAMCGHQDPEKLQSSLNTDPHSPLPLRVCGPVSNSQDFAKHFHCPSGSPMNPDKKCHIW; the protein is encoded by the exons acCCGTGACCAGGAGCTGAGAATGGATGCAAAGAAAGAACGATGCCTTCAGAGAAAATGCTTACTTCTGTGTACACTTCTTCTCAGTACACTCCTTGGCTTTGCTATGCTTATCACCTACATCGTGATGACTTGTGGTCGAG GATCCTGTGATGTTGAGCTGGGTCTTACACTGTTGTTCAGACTCCTGAACTCCAGGAATGTCACTGTGGACCCCTGTGAGGATTTCTACCAATATGCTTGTGGCAGCTGGGAAGGCAAATActcaagcagagctgcagaagagtCATTAAATGTATTTGATGTGTTGATGGAAGAAAACCGGTTGATCCTGAAAAGACTTTTAG agagcCCACAGTTTGGGATAAGAGGCTCAGCTAAGGAGAAAGCAATCCAGTTCTATCACTCCTGCATGGATACCCAAAGGATAGAATCCCAAGGAACTCAGCCATTGAAGGACCTCCTAAACGAG ATTGGTGGATGGAATATCACAGGTGTGGGGAAAGCAAAAGATTTTAATGAAACTCTTCAGACTCTCATGGGCAGATACAGCACCTTTCCCTTTTTCAGAGTCCTTGTGGGTCCTAGTCCTTTTGACCTCAAGACCAATATTATTCAG ATTGACCATCCTGAGTTTGAGATGCCACCTGAGAGtaaattcaaagagaaaaattatcTTGAG GTTCTCCGTGTGTATCTCTCATATTTGAAGAAACTGGGGGGCCTACTTGGAGGGCTGCAGGATGGTCCCCCGGATTCTTTTTCCCTTACCTTGTCCTTCATCTCTAACCTCCAGAAGTTTGTCACCCCACTGCAGGAAAGACAGCAGAGGGGGATGCTGTTCTTTCACACTACCATTAGGGAGCTACAG GAAAAGGCACCAGCTATAGACTGGTTGTCATGTCTCCAGGCTGTCTTCCATCCTATGCAGATGAACCTGTCTCAGCCAATTGCAGTGCATGACATGGATTACATAAGAGGCATGTCACAGCTTATCGAACAATGGCACAAGGAAAG GGTCCTTCACATTTATATGATTGTTTGTCTGGTTGGGAATCTCTCCCCAGCCCTTGACAGTCGATTCCAAGATGCACGCCTGGAACTATCTAAGATTCTTTATGGAAAAATGGGATCTAGAATG ATCCCAGCTGAGCGCTGGAGGAAGTGCTTGACTGATACCAGCTCTTTCTTTGAGCCAGTTCTAGGACAGATGATTGTGCAGGAAATTTTCCCTCAGCAGACAAAGACACTT GCTGAGCAGATGTTCTCCGAGATCCAAGATGCCCTCTATGACCAACTGGATCAGTTGAAGTGGATGGATGAACAGACTCGCCAAAAGGCTAAAGTCTTG GTTTCCAAACTACAAGTGGAGATTGGCTACCCAGCTCACATACTCCAGACTGACAAAGTGAACGTGGAATACCAGAAT CTGGTGATAAATGAAGACACTTTTTTCCTCAATGTGGTGGCTTGTTTGAAAGTACAGAGGGAAAATTCCTATTTGAAACTCCTTCAGCATCCTTCACAGAATAA cTGGCATGTGTCCCCCTGGACTGTGCGTTCATACTACTCAATAAGGCAACACATGGTGGTCTTTCCTGCTGGAATGTTCCGCAGCCCTTTTTTCCACACAGAGTTTCCCAG tgctgtgaaCTTCGGAGCCATTGGGGTCTTCATGGCACATGAACTTCTTCACACATTCTATGGTTACG tGCTGCCTGGGGGCTGTCCTACATGCAACAGGGGTGCACTACAGAAATCTATAGACTGCTTGGTTGAACAGTATGAAAGCTATGGCTTTAAGGTCAATGGTACTTTTACACTGTTGGAGAATACAGCTGACACTGGAGGGCTTGCCATTGCTTACCAG GCCTATAAGAATTGGctgaaaaagcacaaagaagagGATTTACCTAATACTGGACTTTCACATGACCAGCTTTTCTACCTCAGTTTTGCTCAT GCAATGTGTGGACACCAGGATCCTGAGAAATTACAGTCTTCCCTGAACACAGATCCACACAGTCCCCTGCCACTACGTGTCTGTGGGCCTGTCAGCAACAGCCAGGACTTTGCCAAGCACTTCCACTGTCCCAGTGGATCCCCAATGAACCCAGACAAGAAATGCCACATCTGGTGA